One Streptomyces dangxiongensis genomic window, GTCCTCCTTGACGCTTGGGCTGAGCTCAAGATGTGGACGGATTGTAGGTACCCCCGAGTGAACTAGACAGGGGACGGTAAACGGAATCGGCCGCCTTGTACCGTCCACAATGATCGAGTCGACGGCCGATGGCACGTCGTGCTGGTCCGAAAGAGGTAATGCCCCGAAAGCATTGTCGGCCCTATGGCCTATTGATCAAGCCATCCGGCCATTGATCGTGAATTCCTTCACGAATTCCCGTGCGGTGCCGAAAAACGCGCAAGGGCCCTGCTCGGCAGGGCCCTTGCGAGGAGTGTGCGACGGCTCGGAACGGCTCAGAGGAGCACTGTGGCCGGCGGTGCGGTCGGCCAGGTCATCCGGATCAGGCCGCCGTTGTGGCCGGTGGAGACCTCCACGTCGTCGACGAGACCGCTGATGACCGCGAGGCCCATCTCGTCCTCTTCGATCTCCGTGTCGCCGTCCGGCGTGTCGCCGGGCGTGTCGCCGCCCGGCACGGCGTGCGGGGCTTCGTCGCCGACCTCGATGGAGAACTGTTTCTCGTCCTCGATCAGCGCCACCTTCACCGGTGCCGTGACGCCGCTGTTCTGGTGCAGTCCGACGGCGCGGGAGCACGCCTCGCCCACGGCGAGCCGTACCTCGTCCAGGACGGCCTCGTCCACCCCGGCCCTGCGCGCCACCGCTGCCGCCACCAGCCGGGCGGTCCGGACATGCTCGGGCAGCGCGCTGAAGCGGAGTTCGACGGTGGCCATACATCCCCCTCGCGACTACGGGCGTGCGGTCGGGGGCGGGACCGCCTGGGGCCCGCACCCCCTGGTGTACTTCTGTGTGCCGGACCGTTTCACCGGCCCGGACCCGGACGGCTCACGAACCGGAACCGGGCGTGTCACGGGACGCGGCACAGC contains:
- a CDS encoding ATP-binding protein, producing the protein MATVELRFSALPEHVRTARLVAAAVARRAGVDEAVLDEVRLAVGEACSRAVGLHQNSGVTAPVKVALIEDEKQFSIEVGDEAPHAVPGGDTPGDTPDGDTEIEEDEMGLAVISGLVDDVEVSTGHNGGLIRMTWPTAPPATVLL